The following coding sequences are from one Ancylobacter sp. TS-1 window:
- the hisH gene encoding imidazole glycerol phosphate synthase subunit HisH produces MTAPVPVALIDYGSGNLHSAGKALERAARESATGKSVLVTADPEVVRRADRIVLPGVGAYADCRRGLDAVPGMVEALTEAVIARGRPFLGICVGLQLMATRGLEHGETAGLGWIAGDVVKIEPSDPALKIPHMGWNSLDVARPHPILDGIPTGPSGLDAYFVHSYHLKAAHPGEVIATSDYGGKITAMVGRDNIAGTQFHPEKSQRLGLALLANFLKWTP; encoded by the coding sequence ATGACCGCGCCCGTGCCCGTCGCCCTCATCGACTACGGTTCCGGCAACCTGCACTCGGCGGGCAAGGCACTGGAGCGCGCGGCCCGCGAGAGCGCTACCGGCAAGTCCGTGCTGGTGACGGCCGATCCCGAGGTGGTGCGCCGCGCCGACCGCATCGTGCTGCCGGGGGTGGGCGCCTATGCCGACTGCCGGCGCGGCCTCGATGCCGTTCCCGGCATGGTGGAGGCGCTGACCGAGGCGGTGATCGCGCGCGGCCGGCCGTTCCTGGGCATCTGCGTCGGGCTCCAGCTCATGGCCACGCGCGGCCTGGAGCATGGCGAGACCGCCGGCCTCGGCTGGATCGCGGGCGACGTGGTCAAGATCGAGCCCTCCGACCCGGCGCTCAAGATCCCGCATATGGGCTGGAACTCGCTCGACGTGGCGCGCCCCCACCCGATCCTCGACGGCATACCGACGGGGCCCTCGGGCCTCGACGCCTATTTCGTCCACTCCTACCATCTCAAGGCCGCGCATCCGGGCGAGGTGATTGCGACCAGCGACTATGGCGGCAAGATCACCGCGATGGTCGGCCGCGACAACATCGCCGGCACCCAGTTCCATCCCGAGAAGAGCCAGCGCCTCGGCCTCGCTCTGCTCGCCAATTTCCTGAAATGGACGCCGTGA